Below is a genomic region from Pseudomonas berkeleyensis.
AGCATGCGCGGAATGACCCGTTGATTACTGCGGCGCAGTTCCTGTGCCTCCAGCCCCAGCAGTTCGCCTAGCGACAGGCAGGCGACCAGCGTGCCGCGTACGTTGGTCACGCCCAGCAGGCCACGGGTCTTGCGATGAGGCAGGACATGAATCGGTGAAACCGGCATCACTTCGGCCAGGCGGCGACTGGCGATGGCCAGCCATTGTTCGCCGAGACGGAAGATCAGCAGCGAGCGTTGTTCACCGGTTTCCAGGCTCGCTTCGCTCTGGCCGTACTGGCTGTCGTCCAGCTCCAGGGTGTTGCCATAGCGGTCGAGCAGGGCGATTGCTGCGGCGCCGTAGACCTCGCAGTTGCGACAGTGGATGTGGCGTTCGAGCTGTGGGCAGCGCTTGTCGCCGAACACGCCGATGCGATTCCAGCAATCGTCTACCGCCGTGTACGTCTGCTGTATCAGGTCAACGCTATCAGTCATCGTCACCTACTCCCGGCGTCTGCGCTCGACGGTAAAGGCGCTGTGCTCCCGCAGGGTCGCCCTGGGCTTCCAGATGCGCGGCCAGGTGGGTCAGCGCTTCGCGATGCTGTGGTTCGAGATAGATCGCCTTGCGGTAATAGCCACAGGCCTGTGCGCTATGCCCATCCACGTCGCTGAGCAGGCCTAGCCAATAGTAGGCCGCAGCGCTGGGGCCGTGGGTCTGCAGGTGCTGCTCGCTGAGTTGGCGGGCCTGCGCACTGCGTCCGGCATTGGCCAGGCTGGCGACTTCCGTCCAGGTATCTTCACTCTGTGCCTGCGGCCTTGGCGCCTGGCTCTGTACCTTTTGGGGCGCGGGGCGTGCTCGGCTGGGGAGGGGCGGTCGCGCCACAGGCGTGACCGATGGCCGCGTGCGGCTGGCTGCAGCACGCATCGTGGCAGGTTTGGCGGGTATGCTCGGTGCCAGGCGAAAGGCGAAGGTCTGCTGGCGACCCAGTGCCTGCAAGCCGTTCTGGCTGGCCAGGCTGGCCTCTGCCGGGCCGATGAACAGGGTGCCTTCTGCCTGCAGCTGGCGCTTGAGCAACTCCAGCACACGCACCTGGGTGGGGCGGTCGAAGTAGATCAGCAGGTTGCGGCAGAAGATGAAGTCATAAGGCGTTTCGCCGGCGAACAGATTGCCATCGAGCAGGTTGCCGGTGCGCAGGCGTACGCAGTCGCGCACGCGTTCGTCGAGCAGGAAGCTGCCGGCCTGCTCGCGGAAGAAACGGTCGCGAAACTCCAGGGCGTCGCCGCGGAACGAGTTGCGTCCATAAAGACCCTTGCGCGCCTGCTCCAGCACCTTGTCACTGACGTCGAGCGCATCGATCTGGAACTGGCCAGGAGCGAAACCGGCATCGAGCAGGGCCATGGCGATGGAGTAGGGTTCTTCGCCGCTGGAGCAGGGCAGGCTGATCAGGCGCAGAGGGCGTGCGCCATGTAGCTGCGCCTGGCGTTCCAGGGCCAGGCTGGCCAGGGCATTGAAGGATTCCGGGTAACGAAAGAACCAGGTCTCCGGTACGACCACGGCCTCGACCAGGGCCTGCTGTTCGCGTGGCGAACCGCCCAGTGTCGTCCAGTAGCTTTCCAGTTCATGCAGGCCTATGGCAGCCATGCGTTGGCGCACGGCGCGTTCGATCACGCTGCGCCCGACCGACTCGGCATCCAGACCGATGCGGCTTTTCAGCAGGCGCTCGATATGCTCGATCATGCTGTCAGCCCTGCGCCACGGGTTGGAACAGCAGGGCGCGCATGGCGTCATCGAGCAGGTTGCTGACCTCGATGCGCTGGATCACGCCCTGGCTGTCGCGCTGAACCGGGCCCAGGTAATCCGGCAGGCCGGCTTCCAGGCCGCTGGCCTTGAACGCCTCGGGTGCCAGGCGCAGGGTATCGGTGGCCTGCTCCAGCAGTAGGCCGAGTACCGGGGAGTGCTCGCCCTGGCTGGGGGCGAAGCGCACCAGCACCAGTCGTGTACTGCTACGCGAGCGTGCTTTGCGGCCGAGCACGCGCTGGCACAGGTCGATCACCGGGGTCATGCGGCCACGGTGTTCGAACAGCCCCGCGACCCACTCAGGAGCCTCGGGCATCTGCTTCAGGCGGCGCAGCGGCAGCACCTCGACGACCTCGCGAGCGGGGAGGGCGTAGCGATCCTCGCCGAGCTGAAACTGCAGGTGCAGTTCGCCCGTGGCTGTTTTGCTGGAGGCCGGCATTGCTCAGACCTTGAAGCGGCTGACGCCAACACGCAGGTTGTTGGCCACCTGATTGAGTTCATCGATGGCGGCGCCGGCCTGGCGCAGCGAGTCGACGGTCTGGCTGCTCGCTTCGCTGAGCTGTACCAGTGCCTGGTTGATCTGCTCGGCTCCGGTGGACTGCGCCTGCATGCCTTCGTTGACCATCTGGATACGTGGCGCCAGCGCCTGCACCTGCTGGATGATCTGGCTGAGCTGA
It encodes:
- a CDS encoding chemotaxis protein CheW yields the protein MTDSVDLIQQTYTAVDDCWNRIGVFGDKRCPQLERHIHCRNCEVYGAAAIALLDRYGNTLELDDSQYGQSEASLETGEQRSLLIFRLGEQWLAIASRRLAEVMPVSPIHVLPHRKTRGLLGVTNVRGTLVACLSLGELLGLEAQELRRSNQRVIPRMLILQSDSGPLVAPVDEVSGIQRIALDKISTSKGEDSRTISRFAAGVLQWQGQSITLLDDEPLLQHMIGSLA
- a CDS encoding CheR family methyltransferase; translated protein: MIEHIERLLKSRIGLDAESVGRSVIERAVRQRMAAIGLHELESYWTTLGGSPREQQALVEAVVVPETWFFRYPESFNALASLALERQAQLHGARPLRLISLPCSSGEEPYSIAMALLDAGFAPGQFQIDALDVSDKVLEQARKGLYGRNSFRGDALEFRDRFFREQAGSFLLDERVRDCVRLRTGNLLDGNLFAGETPYDFIFCRNLLIYFDRPTQVRVLELLKRQLQAEGTLFIGPAEASLASQNGLQALGRQQTFAFRLAPSIPAKPATMRAAASRTRPSVTPVARPPLPSRARPAPQKVQSQAPRPQAQSEDTWTEVASLANAGRSAQARQLSEQHLQTHGPSAAAYYWLGLLSDVDGHSAQACGYYRKAIYLEPQHREALTHLAAHLEAQGDPAGAQRLYRRAQTPGVGDDD
- a CDS encoding chemotaxis protein CheW, whose product is MPASSKTATGELHLQFQLGEDRYALPAREVVEVLPLRRLKQMPEAPEWVAGLFEHRGRMTPVIDLCQRVLGRKARSRSSTRLVLVRFAPSQGEHSPVLGLLLEQATDTLRLAPEAFKASGLEAGLPDYLGPVQRDSQGVIQRIEVSNLLDDAMRALLFQPVAQG